Proteins encoded by one window of Pseudonocardia alni:
- a CDS encoding GyrI-like domain-containing protein, which yields MTTPELLEVTARPTAVVRGTVPATDLPAFFDRAYSVLPGTVSGQGVTVTGPAFALYRGPLTATADLETGFPTDREVVPDGDVVAGSLPACRVARVVHAGSFDGLGAAWQRLGEWVAAQGLRGGDVFWEVYLTEPSPDMDPADLRTELNMPVI from the coding sequence ATGACCACCCCCGAGCTCCTCGAGGTCACCGCCCGCCCCACCGCCGTCGTCCGCGGCACGGTCCCGGCGACCGACCTGCCCGCGTTCTTCGACCGCGCCTACTCCGTCCTCCCCGGGACCGTCTCGGGGCAGGGGGTGACGGTGACCGGACCGGCGTTCGCGCTGTACCGGGGGCCGCTGACGGCGACCGCCGACCTCGAGACGGGGTTCCCCACCGACCGGGAGGTCGTCCCGGACGGCGACGTCGTCGCCGGCTCGCTCCCCGCCTGCCGGGTGGCGCGCGTCGTCCACGCCGGTTCCTTCGACGGGCTCGGCGCCGCCTGGCAGCGGCTGGGGGAGTGGGTCGCCGCGCAGGGCCTGCGCGGCGGCGACGTGTTCTGGGAGGTCTACCTGACCGAGCCGTCGCCGGACATGGACCCCGCCGACCTGCGCACCGAGCTGAACATGCCGGTGATCTGA
- a CDS encoding S9 family peptidase, which yields MTPTPETTMALPDPIPARDLLRMPDRTAATISPDGTRIAFLAPWNGRLNVWVSDVDGSGERCVTADETRTVLRYHWTDDPRYLLYLQDTGGDENWHVFRVDLTAPEAPAVDLTPFEGATTFGVEQRPERPGKLLLQSNARNPVEFDLCELDVATGEMTVLAQSPGGGDGWTLVGDELLRETLTADGVAQVWRGEELVATFDGDAHPIGVYPYEPTPDGTGIWIGTYGDGDRLHLGRLDTRTGEVTEVDRHPEHDIDIRAQIFPSLPSALIRHRGTGELLGVRYLGARQEIRAVDPDFAEVLVALRGLCDGDLSGVSGDVDGRRWVATFAHDRDPQTWFHDRATGESRLLFRPRADLDPAAMAPMEAVTVTVRDGRDMLAYLTLPVGVAPEGLPLVLMPHGGPWSRDWWGFDASVQLWANRGYAVLQPQFRGSYGFGRAHMEAAVGEFAGAMHDDLIDAVDWAVARGYADPDRVAMFGGSYGGYATLVGVAFTPGRFAAAVEYVGISNLADFLRTVPEFTRPGLVNNWFRYVGDPADPGQEADMLARSPITRVDDIRTPLMVVQGANDVRVVRAESDNLVAALRGRGVDVDYLVFDDEGHAIVNPENLATMFEAADRFLATHLAPRADR from the coding sequence GTGACCCCGACCCCGGAGACCACCATGGCCCTGCCCGACCCGATCCCCGCCCGTGACCTGCTGCGGATGCCCGACCGCACCGCTGCCACGATCTCCCCGGACGGCACCCGCATCGCCTTCCTGGCCCCGTGGAACGGACGCCTGAACGTGTGGGTGTCCGATGTGGATGGCAGCGGCGAGCGCTGTGTCACCGCCGACGAGACCCGCACCGTGCTCCGCTACCACTGGACCGACGATCCCCGCTACCTGCTCTACCTGCAGGACACCGGCGGCGACGAGAACTGGCACGTGTTCCGCGTCGACCTGACCGCGCCGGAGGCACCCGCGGTCGACCTCACCCCGTTCGAGGGGGCGACGACGTTCGGCGTCGAGCAGCGCCCGGAACGCCCCGGGAAGCTGCTGCTGCAGAGCAACGCCCGCAACCCCGTCGAGTTCGACCTGTGCGAGCTGGACGTCGCGACCGGGGAGATGACGGTGCTCGCGCAGAGCCCCGGCGGTGGCGACGGCTGGACCCTCGTCGGCGACGAGCTGCTGCGCGAGACCCTCACCGCGGACGGCGTCGCGCAGGTGTGGCGCGGCGAGGAGCTGGTCGCGACCTTCGACGGTGATGCCCACCCGATCGGCGTGTACCCCTACGAGCCGACCCCGGACGGCACCGGCATCTGGATCGGCACCTACGGCGACGGCGACCGGCTGCACCTCGGCCGGCTCGACACCAGGACCGGCGAGGTCACCGAGGTCGACCGGCACCCCGAGCACGACATCGACATCCGCGCCCAGATCTTCCCCAGCCTCCCGTCGGCGCTGATCCGGCACCGCGGTACCGGGGAACTGCTCGGCGTCCGCTACCTCGGTGCGCGCCAGGAGATCCGGGCCGTCGACCCGGACTTCGCCGAGGTGCTCGTCGCGCTGCGCGGCCTGTGCGACGGGGACCTGTCCGGGGTCTCCGGCGACGTCGACGGGCGCCGCTGGGTGGCGACGTTCGCCCACGACCGCGACCCGCAGACCTGGTTCCACGACCGCGCCACGGGGGAGTCGCGGCTGCTGTTCCGCCCGCGCGCCGACCTCGACCCGGCCGCGATGGCGCCGATGGAGGCGGTCACGGTCACCGTCCGCGACGGCCGGGACATGCTCGCCTACCTGACGCTGCCCGTCGGCGTCGCACCCGAGGGCCTGCCGCTGGTGCTGATGCCGCACGGCGGGCCGTGGTCGCGGGACTGGTGGGGCTTCGACGCGAGCGTGCAGCTGTGGGCGAACCGCGGCTACGCGGTGCTGCAGCCGCAGTTCCGGGGGTCCTACGGGTTCGGTCGCGCCCACATGGAGGCCGCGGTCGGGGAGTTCGCCGGCGCCATGCACGACGACCTGATCGACGCCGTCGACTGGGCCGTCGCCCGCGGGTACGCCGACCCGGACCGGGTCGCGATGTTCGGCGGCTCCTACGGCGGTTACGCCACCCTGGTCGGGGTCGCGTTCACCCCGGGCCGGTTCGCCGCGGCGGTGGAGTACGTCGGCATCTCGAACCTGGCGGACTTCCTGCGCACCGTGCCGGAGTTCACCCGGCCCGGGCTGGTCAACAACTGGTTCCGCTACGTCGGCGACCCGGCCGACCCGGGGCAGGAGGCGGACATGCTGGCCCGCTCGCCGATCACCCGGGTCGACGACATCCGCACCCCGCTGATGGTGGTGCAGGGCGCCAACGACGTCCGGGTGGTGCGCGCCGAGTCCGACAACCTCGTCGCGGCGCTGCGCGGACGCGGGGTCGACGTCGACTACCTGGTGTTCGACGACGAGGGGCACGCCATCGTCAACCCGGAGAACCTGGCCACCATGTTCGAGGCCGCCGACCGCTTCCTCGCCACCCACCTCGCGCCCCGCGCGGACCGATGA
- a CDS encoding MFS transporter has product MSTLRRSPALWLAAYGLTLLGGGIMAAVLPLLVLQRTGDVLAAGVLATVTTTASALTGLVSGLVVDRVDRRLVTVVAGVLGAAVVAALPVVDALWGLGMTAFLVLGVLGAVVRVPAMTAQEVLLPALVRLDPRPGRLDRLIALRENLANVLLLAGPAIGGLLVALAGPASTVLVVTASTSLLAALTAALLDPRAGRVEGVLRTAPGGAVRRAVRDLAASWVFLAGQRLVLGATLVSAVLVAVIAALQTTLMPAYFTALDLPALAGLTLSALAAGGLAGSVLYAALVNRVRRRTWFVVGMLGFGAGFALVGSLASPWVVLGAAALVGFTNAPVGAVLGVLTIEATPDALRGRVLGAQNTLLLAAPALTAAPVAALASAVGLGAAGIALAAVAVGTALVALVAPAFRDLGEPGTADAAAPAPATAGAR; this is encoded by the coding sequence GTGAGCACGCTGCGACGCAGCCCGGCGCTGTGGCTCGCCGCCTACGGGCTGACCCTGCTCGGCGGCGGGATCATGGCGGCGGTCCTGCCGCTGCTGGTCCTGCAGCGCACCGGGGACGTGCTGGCCGCGGGCGTGCTGGCGACGGTGACGACCACGGCGTCCGCGCTGACCGGGCTGGTCTCGGGGCTGGTCGTCGACCGCGTCGACCGCAGGCTGGTGACCGTCGTCGCCGGGGTCCTGGGGGCCGCGGTGGTCGCGGCGCTGCCGGTCGTCGACGCGCTGTGGGGGCTGGGCATGACCGCCTTCCTGGTGCTCGGGGTGCTGGGCGCGGTCGTGCGGGTGCCCGCGATGACCGCGCAGGAGGTCCTGCTCCCGGCGCTGGTCCGGCTCGACCCGCGGCCGGGCCGCCTCGACCGGCTGATCGCGCTGCGGGAGAACCTGGCCAACGTGCTGCTGCTGGCCGGCCCGGCGATCGGCGGTCTGCTGGTCGCGCTGGCCGGCCCGGCGTCGACGGTGCTGGTGGTGACCGCGTCGACGAGCCTGCTCGCGGCGCTGACCGCGGCGCTGCTGGACCCGCGGGCCGGACGGGTCGAGGGGGTTCTGCGCACCGCTCCGGGGGGTGCGGTGCGCAGGGCCGTGCGGGATCTCGCGGCGTCGTGGGTGTTCCTCGCCGGGCAGCGGCTGGTGCTCGGGGCGACGCTGGTGTCGGCGGTACTGGTCGCCGTCATCGCGGCCCTGCAGACGACGCTGATGCCCGCCTACTTCACGGCGCTGGACCTGCCCGCGCTCGCCGGGCTGACGCTGAGCGCGCTCGCCGCGGGCGGGCTGGCCGGCTCCGTGCTGTACGCGGCGCTGGTGAACCGGGTGCGGCGCCGGACCTGGTTCGTGGTCGGGATGCTCGGCTTCGGCGCCGGCTTCGCGCTGGTCGGGAGTCTGGCCTCGCCGTGGGTGGTGCTCGGCGCCGCCGCGCTCGTGGGGTTCACCAACGCCCCGGTCGGCGCGGTGCTCGGTGTGCTGACCATCGAGGCCACCCCGGACGCCCTGCGCGGCCGCGTCCTCGGGGCGCAGAACACCCTGCTGCTCGCCGCGCCCGCACTGACCGCGGCGCCGGTCGCGGCGCTGGCCTCCGCGGTCGGCCTCGGCGCCGCCGGGATCGCGCTCGCCGCGGTCGCGGTCGGCACCGCACTCGTCGCGCTGGTGGCGCCCGCGTTCCGTGACCTCGGCGAACCGGGTACGGCCGACGCCGCCGCGCCGGCCCCGGCGACGGCGGGTGCCCGGTGA
- a CDS encoding DUF3159 domain-containing protein encodes MTMTEPQHDRTRDRATPSLLDQMGGTAGFVYSTIPVIVFVTANAFLSLPLTIGIAVATGLALFGYRLLQREKFSSAVGSLLGVALAAGIVAWTGSARDFFVIGIWASLAGFVVTAGSLLARRPITGVIWNAVHGGTHPWRSTPAVLRAHDLATGAAALVLGARFGIQQWLYVAEATGGLGIARVAMGTPLTVLAALVVVWAFRRSTKALVR; translated from the coding sequence ATGACCATGACCGAGCCGCAGCACGACCGGACCCGCGACCGCGCCACCCCGAGCCTGCTCGACCAGATGGGCGGGACCGCGGGGTTCGTCTACTCGACGATCCCGGTGATCGTGTTCGTGACGGCGAACGCCTTCCTGTCCCTGCCGCTGACCATCGGCATCGCCGTCGCGACCGGGCTGGCCCTGTTCGGGTACCGGCTGCTGCAGCGGGAGAAGTTCAGCTCGGCGGTCGGCAGCCTGCTCGGCGTCGCGCTGGCGGCCGGGATCGTCGCCTGGACCGGGTCGGCGCGCGACTTCTTCGTGATCGGCATCTGGGCCTCCCTGGCCGGGTTCGTCGTCACGGCCGGGTCGCTGCTGGCCCGCCGGCCGATCACCGGCGTGATCTGGAACGCCGTCCACGGGGGCACGCACCCCTGGCGCTCGACGCCCGCGGTCCTGCGCGCCCACGACCTCGCCACCGGTGCCGCGGCTCTGGTGCTCGGCGCGCGGTTCGGGATCCAGCAGTGGCTCTACGTCGCCGAGGCGACCGGCGGGCTGGGCATCGCCCGGGTCGCCATGGGCACCCCGCTGACCGTGCTGGCCGCGCTGGTGGTCGTCTGGGCGTTCCGGCGCAGCACCAAGGCCCTGGTCCGGTGA
- a CDS encoding MerR family transcriptional regulator has product MTWSTREIAELAGTSLRAVRHYHEVGLLAEPARRANGYKQYGVEHLVRLLRIKRLADLGFSLPQIADTLDDRNHPEQALRTLDAELAATIERLQRARLELATIIDRRAPADLPVAMAPAQAAALTESDRSVMLLMSRFMGPRKLTAYGELLRDLPADPTDGEFDRLPADSGEEVRAGLAERMAPHVRRIREAHPGLVGPDDDAPRGAQVLAETTSAAMRELYNPAQVDVLVRLAALLRAPH; this is encoded by the coding sequence ATGACGTGGAGCACCCGGGAGATCGCCGAGCTGGCCGGCACCAGCCTGCGGGCGGTGCGGCACTACCACGAGGTGGGGCTGCTCGCCGAGCCCGCACGACGGGCGAACGGGTACAAGCAGTACGGGGTCGAGCACCTCGTGCGGCTGCTGCGGATCAAGCGGCTGGCCGACCTCGGGTTCTCGCTGCCTCAGATCGCCGACACCCTCGACGACCGCAACCACCCCGAGCAGGCGCTGCGCACGCTCGACGCCGAGCTCGCCGCCACGATCGAACGGCTGCAGCGGGCCCGCCTCGAGCTCGCCACGATCATCGACCGACGTGCTCCGGCGGACCTGCCGGTGGCCATGGCGCCGGCGCAGGCGGCCGCGCTGACCGAGTCCGACCGGTCGGTGATGCTGCTCATGAGCCGGTTCATGGGGCCGCGCAAGCTGACCGCCTACGGCGAGCTGCTGCGTGACCTGCCGGCCGACCCGACCGACGGCGAGTTCGACCGCCTGCCCGCCGACTCCGGTGAGGAGGTCCGCGCCGGCCTCGCCGAGCGGATGGCACCGCACGTGCGCCGGATACGGGAGGCCCATCCGGGCCTGGTCGGCCCGGACGACGACGCCCCGCGCGGAGCACAGGTCCTCGCGGAGACGACGAGCGCGGCGATGCGGGAGCTCTACAACCCGGCCCAGGTGGACGTCCTCGTCCGCCTCGCAGCGCTGCTGCGGGCCCCCCACTGA
- a CDS encoding DUF4177 domain-containing protein, with protein MFEHKVLQYKLGWKGFDYPGMEKELNELGAQGWETVGTIVPAVGAGQTIEIGVILKRARG; from the coding sequence ATGTTCGAACACAAGGTGCTGCAGTACAAGCTCGGCTGGAAGGGCTTCGACTACCCGGGGATGGAGAAGGAGCTCAACGAGCTCGGCGCGCAGGGGTGGGAGACGGTCGGCACGATCGTGCCCGCGGTCGGTGCGGGCCAGACCATCGAGATCGGGGTGATCCTCAAGCGGGCGCGAGGGTGA
- a CDS encoding DUF1990 family protein, translating into MTSRPASIRAHRVPAGVPDFAASPRRHPFDLDPRFGAVLLPFGVCDPTDAHVDLDDDGLRVRFGHFSLVTPVRNLAGAQVTGPFRAAKALGARLSLADRGVTFGSTTERGACIRFHRPVPALDPLGALRHPGVTVTVAEPERLVDAVEHYATQTRLTTARRSEPTPQPGPVARAGAVLRYPAGLALTATRYLRRLPHVDRAEDTGDASDLPPALPEEFVDAHLKTVGEGSGPLLHRIFTVDVRDSGLDAAALMDRVCADLDRAAPSEVVTFRKKRGRLGEVAVGDEYVVHMPAPWNGPVRVVHRDATSFRFATLAGHLEAGQIEFSAHDTGRGVAFRIETWSRPGDRPSALVFDVLRVGKEVQLHMWTHFCLRAGDLSGGRVTGGVRVRTRRASWPVRVGGGTGARAGEGTAG; encoded by the coding sequence GTGACCTCGCGGCCCGCGTCGATCCGCGCGCACCGGGTACCCGCGGGCGTGCCCGACTTCGCCGCGTCGCCACGACGCCACCCGTTCGACCTCGACCCGCGCTTCGGCGCGGTGCTGCTGCCGTTCGGGGTGTGCGATCCCACCGACGCCCACGTCGACCTCGACGACGACGGCCTACGGGTCCGCTTCGGCCACTTCTCGCTGGTCACGCCGGTCCGCAACCTCGCGGGCGCCCAGGTCACCGGCCCGTTCCGGGCGGCGAAGGCCCTCGGTGCGCGGCTGTCGCTCGCCGACCGGGGCGTGACCTTCGGCAGCACCACCGAGCGTGGGGCGTGCATCCGGTTCCACCGCCCCGTCCCGGCGCTCGACCCCCTCGGTGCGCTGCGCCACCCCGGGGTCACCGTGACCGTCGCCGAGCCGGAGCGGCTGGTCGATGCGGTGGAGCACTACGCCACGCAGACCCGGCTCACCACCGCGCGGCGCTCGGAGCCGACCCCCCAGCCGGGCCCGGTGGCCCGCGCCGGGGCCGTACTCCGCTACCCCGCGGGCCTCGCACTCACCGCCACCCGCTACCTGCGACGCCTCCCGCACGTCGACCGCGCCGAGGACACCGGTGACGCCTCCGATCTCCCGCCGGCACTGCCGGAGGAGTTCGTCGACGCGCACCTCAAGACCGTCGGCGAGGGCTCGGGTCCCCTGCTGCACCGCATCTTCACCGTCGACGTCCGGGACAGCGGCCTCGACGCCGCCGCGCTGATGGACCGGGTGTGCGCCGATCTCGACCGTGCCGCCCCGTCGGAGGTGGTGACCTTCCGCAAGAAGCGCGGGCGGCTCGGCGAGGTCGCGGTCGGTGACGAGTACGTCGTGCACATGCCGGCGCCGTGGAACGGGCCGGTACGGGTGGTGCACCGCGACGCGACCTCGTTCCGGTTCGCGACGCTGGCCGGGCACCTGGAGGCCGGGCAGATCGAGTTCTCCGCCCACGACACCGGTCGGGGCGTCGCGTTCCGGATCGAGACGTGGTCGCGGCCCGGGGACCGGCCCTCGGCGCTGGTGTTCGACGTGCTGCGGGTCGGGAAGGAGGTCCAGCTGCACATGTGGACCCACTTCTGCCTGCGCGCGGGGGACCTGTCGGGCGGCCGGGTCACCGGCGGGGTGCGGGTGCGGACGCGGCGGGCGTCGTGGCCGGTGCGGGTGGGCGGCGGGACCGGCGCGCGGGCCGGGGAAGGGACGGCGGGATGA
- a CDS encoding DUF3427 domain-containing protein: protein MSEPLRAGAHERLRTARLDTALAAVGDLTPRWDEVEEATQPRVLSRHVAGVVEQALADRDPEQRVALVNRLLAQVEREEQLSADLQQLIALTREIAPGVHEVRRPLTPLSDAALFTNAAGEPKLHTALQSELSSADRVDLLCAFIRWHGIRLLETELDVLHERGVPFRVITTTYMGATEQRAVDELVRRHGAEMRVTYASATTRLHAKAWLFRRDSGFDTAFVGSSNLSRSALVDGLEWNVRLSSVATPELIRKFTSTFDSYWAAPDFVSYDPDLPADSQRLADALGRHQDDTTPLSGLEVRPFPHQEQILEALATEREVHDRHRNLVIAATGTGKTVVAALDYARLRHAHPRLLFVAHRKEILDQSRRTYRNVLADGAFGETYVGGDRPQRWNHVFASVQSLASYGVENIPSDHFDVVVIDEFHHAASPTYRALLDHLRPAEFLGLTATPERSDGVDVRDLFFEGRTAAELRLWDALSADLLVPFHYFGVADDVDLTGIEWKRGSYDTTSLDGLYTGNDARAAKVVRETRAKVTDVTAMRALGFCVSVAHAEYMARVFTAAGIPSEAVTGQTARDDRDGALRRLRDRRVNCLFAVDVFNEGLDVPQVDTVLLLRPTQSATVFLQQLGRGLRRAPDKAVLTVLDFIGQHRREFRFDLRFRALTGSSRAGVVRDVEEGFPFLPSGSAMVLDPVARDIVLANVRSRLRLSRRDLIADVRSHGESALARYLHESGGELADVYRGKGSWTMLRRDAGLTVAGPGPDETVLLRRLAALTHVDDPERAAVYARVADPAGPAYAELTARERWLARMLFFQLWPDRGGFDSYQAGIDHLRRHPAVCAEIGELTAFTLDQARHLPRSLGEGLQHVPLHSHAHYRREEILAALDWASMTRKASGHATGVVWAEQTRVDALLVNLHKTERDFSPTTMYRDFALQPDLFHWESQNAASPETGMGRRYLTHAEQGSHVVLFVRDSPGDDIGPGAPFLCLGACRYVSHQGSKPIAITWKLRRPMPGETFRAASVVAS, encoded by the coding sequence GTGAGCGAACCCCTGCGCGCCGGGGCGCACGAACGTCTGCGCACCGCCCGGCTCGACACCGCCCTCGCCGCCGTCGGCGACCTGACCCCGCGCTGGGACGAGGTGGAGGAGGCGACCCAGCCGCGGGTGCTGTCCCGGCACGTGGCCGGGGTCGTCGAGCAGGCGCTGGCCGACCGGGATCCGGAGCAGCGGGTCGCGCTGGTCAACCGGCTGCTCGCCCAGGTCGAGCGCGAGGAACAGCTCTCCGCCGACCTGCAGCAGCTCATCGCGCTCACCCGGGAGATCGCACCCGGGGTGCACGAGGTCCGGCGTCCCCTGACCCCGCTGTCGGACGCGGCGCTGTTCACCAACGCCGCCGGCGAACCGAAGCTGCACACCGCGCTGCAGTCCGAGCTGTCCAGCGCCGACCGGGTCGACCTGCTCTGCGCGTTCATCCGCTGGCACGGCATCCGGCTCCTGGAGACCGAGCTCGACGTCCTGCACGAGCGTGGCGTCCCGTTCCGGGTCATCACCACCACCTACATGGGCGCCACCGAGCAGCGGGCGGTCGACGAACTCGTCCGGCGGCACGGCGCCGAGATGAGGGTCACCTACGCGAGCGCGACCACCCGGCTGCACGCGAAGGCGTGGCTGTTCCGCCGGGACTCCGGCTTCGACACCGCGTTCGTCGGGAGCTCGAACCTGTCGCGGTCCGCCCTGGTCGACGGTCTGGAGTGGAACGTCCGGCTGTCCTCGGTGGCCACGCCGGAGCTGATCCGCAAGTTCACCTCGACGTTCGACTCCTACTGGGCTGCGCCCGACTTCGTCTCCTACGACCCGGACCTGCCCGCCGACTCCCAGCGTCTCGCCGACGCCCTGGGCCGTCACCAGGACGACACCACCCCGTTGTCCGGGCTGGAGGTCCGCCCGTTCCCGCACCAGGAGCAGATCCTCGAAGCCCTCGCGACCGAGCGCGAGGTGCACGACCGGCACCGCAACCTCGTCATCGCCGCGACCGGGACCGGCAAGACCGTCGTCGCGGCGCTGGACTACGCGCGGCTGCGCCACGCGCACCCGAGGCTGCTGTTCGTCGCGCACCGCAAGGAGATCCTCGACCAGTCCCGGCGCACCTACCGCAACGTGCTCGCCGACGGCGCCTTCGGCGAGACCTACGTCGGTGGAGACCGCCCGCAGCGCTGGAACCACGTGTTCGCCTCGGTGCAGTCACTGGCGTCCTACGGGGTGGAGAACATCCCGTCCGACCACTTCGACGTCGTCGTGATCGACGAGTTCCACCACGCGGCCTCGCCCACCTACCGCGCGTTGCTCGACCACCTGCGGCCCGCCGAGTTCCTGGGTCTGACGGCGACCCCCGAACGCTCCGACGGCGTCGACGTCCGTGACCTGTTCTTCGAGGGGCGTACCGCCGCCGAACTGCGCCTGTGGGATGCGTTGTCGGCGGACCTGCTGGTGCCCTTCCACTACTTCGGGGTCGCCGACGACGTCGACCTCACCGGGATCGAGTGGAAGCGCGGCAGCTACGACACCACCTCCCTCGACGGCCTCTACACCGGTAACGACGCCCGCGCCGCCAAGGTCGTCCGCGAGACCCGCGCCAAGGTCACCGACGTGACCGCGATGCGGGCGCTCGGGTTCTGTGTCTCGGTCGCGCACGCCGAGTACATGGCGCGGGTGTTCACCGCGGCCGGCATCCCCAGTGAGGCGGTCACCGGGCAGACCGCCCGCGACGACCGTGACGGCGCCCTGCGGCGGCTGCGAGACCGTCGGGTGAACTGCCTGTTCGCCGTCGACGTGTTCAACGAGGGGCTCGACGTGCCGCAGGTCGACACCGTCCTGCTGCTGCGCCCCACCCAGAGCGCGACCGTGTTCCTCCAGCAGCTCGGCCGCGGGCTGCGACGCGCTCCGGACAAGGCGGTGCTCACCGTCCTGGACTTCATCGGCCAGCACCGCCGCGAGTTCCGGTTCGACCTGCGCTTCCGCGCACTGACCGGCAGCAGCCGGGCCGGGGTCGTCCGCGACGTCGAGGAGGGCTTCCCGTTCCTGCCGTCCGGCTCGGCGATGGTGCTGGACCCGGTCGCCCGCGACATCGTGCTGGCCAACGTGCGCAGCCGGCTCCGCCTGTCCCGCAGGGACCTCATCGCCGACGTCCGTTCGCACGGCGAGTCGGCCCTGGCCCGCTACCTGCACGAGTCCGGCGGCGAGCTGGCCGACGTCTACCGCGGCAAGGGTTCCTGGACGATGCTGCGTCGCGATGCCGGACTCACCGTCGCCGGTCCCGGCCCGGACGAGACCGTGCTGCTGCGCCGGCTCGCCGCACTCACCCATGTCGACGACCCGGAGCGGGCCGCGGTCTACGCGCGGGTCGCGGACCCGGCGGGCCCTGCGTACGCCGAGCTGACCGCCCGCGAACGGTGGCTGGCGCGGATGCTGTTCTTCCAGCTCTGGCCCGATCGAGGGGGCTTCGACAGCTACCAGGCCGGGATCGACCACCTCCGCCGCCACCCGGCGGTGTGCGCCGAGATCGGCGAGCTGACCGCGTTCACCCTCGATCAGGCCCGGCACCTGCCGCGCTCGCTCGGCGAGGGACTGCAGCACGTGCCGCTGCACAGCCACGCCCACTACCGGCGGGAGGAGATCCTCGCCGCGCTGGACTGGGCGTCGATGACGCGCAAGGCATCGGGGCACGCCACCGGGGTGGTGTGGGCCGAGCAGACCCGGGTCGACGCGCTGCTGGTCAACCTGCACAAGACCGAACGCGACTTCTCACCCACCACGATGTACCGCGACTTCGCGCTGCAGCCGGACCTCTTCCACTGGGAGTCGCAGAACGCGGCCTCCCCGGAGACGGGGATGGGCCGGCGCTACCTGACCCACGCCGAGCAGGGCAGCCACGTGGTGCTGTTCGTCCGGGACTCCCCCGGCGACGACATCGGCCCGGGCGCGCCGTTCCTGTGCCTCGGCGCCTGCCGGTACGTCTCCCACCAGGGCAGCAAGCCGATCGCGATCACCTGGAAGCTGCGCCGCCCCATGCCGGGTGAGACGTTCCGGGCGGCGAGCGTCGTGGCGTCCTGA
- a CDS encoding YoaK family protein, whose translation MLATDHDKQTARIFAAVPLLLAAAAGALDGASFTAFHDVVVSAMTGSFVALGRGLGSVGALAPAAWALGGYVLGLVAGTVTAGLAERRLPARGAVGVTLGLELAVLSAFGLAWLLGGPGHAFPVEPMIGTATLAMGLQGAALRRIGPAGTPTNYFTGVVTNWVSGMVDPAGRSWNPGAGARIAVFVLAVAATGSLHRVLPVGVVAVPVALVAAATVLAVATVRSRRAVGLRPADHTADRTRSMVVAPTGA comes from the coding sequence GTGCTCGCCACAGATCATGACAAGCAGACGGCCCGGATCTTCGCGGCGGTGCCGCTACTGCTGGCCGCGGCGGCGGGCGCCCTGGACGGGGCCTCGTTCACGGCGTTCCACGACGTGGTCGTCAGCGCCATGACCGGTAGCTTCGTCGCGCTCGGCCGGGGGCTGGGGTCGGTCGGGGCGCTCGCCCCCGCGGCCTGGGCGCTGGGCGGCTACGTGCTGGGCCTGGTCGCCGGCACCGTGACGGCGGGTCTGGCCGAGCGGAGACTGCCGGCCCGGGGCGCCGTGGGTGTCACGCTCGGCCTGGAGCTCGCGGTCCTGTCCGCGTTCGGCCTCGCGTGGCTGCTCGGCGGGCCGGGACACGCCTTCCCCGTGGAGCCGATGATCGGGACGGCGACGCTGGCGATGGGACTGCAGGGGGCGGCGCTGCGCCGGATCGGTCCGGCCGGCACCCCCACCAACTACTTCACCGGGGTCGTCACCAACTGGGTGTCGGGCATGGTCGACCCGGCCGGGCGCAGCTGGAACCCCGGCGCCGGCGCCCGCATCGCGGTCTTCGTGCTCGCCGTCGCCGCGACGGGCTCGCTGCACCGGGTCCTCCCGGTCGGAGTGGTCGCGGTGCCGGTGGCCCTGGTCGCGGCCGCGACGGTGCTCGCCGTGGCCACGGTGCGCTCCCGGCGCGCCGTCGGGCTGCGCCCGGCCGACCACACCGCGGACCGGACCCGGTCGATGGTGGTGGCCCCGACCGGGGCGTGA